CATTCGCTAATACAAGGTTTTACCGCCGTCGATAATGAGAGAATGTCCCGTCACCCAGGACGAAGCGTCCGAGAGCAGATAGACGATGGCCAGGGCCACGTCTCGCGGTTCGCCATAGCGCTTCATCGGATAGGTCTCCATATCGCGCGCCTTGTCCTCGTCGGAGTAGGAGCGCCCGGCCAGGTTGGTATTGACCATACCCGGGTTCACGCTGTTGCAGCGGATGCGGGGCGCGCCCTCCAGGGCCACGTTGCGCACGAACACCTGCAGGGCCCCTTTCGACGCGCCGTACATGGCGTTGCCGGGGGCTGTGGTATAGACGCCGCCTACCGACACGGTGAACACCAGCGAGGCGTTCTGGTTGAACTTCTTCTTCTTGAGCAGGCGCTGCGTGAGGTAGATGGGTGCGAAGGTGTTGATGCCCATG
The sequence above is a segment of the Bacteroidales bacterium WCE2004 genome. Coding sequences within it:
- a CDS encoding NAD(P)-dependent dehydrogenase, short-chain alcohol dehydrogenase family, giving the protein MEYNPFALTGKTILVTGAAGGIGRATSVECAKLGARLILTDINEAGLVETLGLLEGEGHQYLVANLTSQEALDELVAALPQLDGFVSNAGVTKPTPVKFINKEDLERIMGINTFAPIYLTQRLLKKKKFNQNASLVFTVSVGGVYTTAPGNAMYGASKGALQVFVRNVALEGAPRIRCNSVNPGMVNTNLAGRSYSDEDKARDMETYPMKRYGEPRDVALAIVYLLSDASSWVTGHSLIIDGGKTLY